AAAAATATCGGTTAGTTATAACCATTGAAAATTATTGGCGCGAAAATCGGTGTTTAATACAAATACAAGATTTTCCGGATCTTGAAAGGTTAATGTTTTGGCAGAGTGTCGCTGGATACCAAGGCTTTCATAAGCTATTTTCAATGAGCGGGGGATCATATAACCTTTTTTATCCTCTTGCCTTTTTCTTCATTATATTTTTTAACATCAGGAATGATGTTAAGCAGAATCTGACAAACAGGATTTTACTATATATTTTTTTTGTATTGTTATTCGTATTGCTCTCGTTAGGGATTGAAAGAACTCCTATTGCAATGATTGTGATAGGTATTGCTGGATCCAGAATCAATTTCGCAAGCAATAAAAAAATCATGAAAGGGTTGCTACCATTATTGACCGTTATTATTGGAGCGATTATTATATTGAAATTGGTAAGTCCAATTCTAGCTCAAGTCGGTGATAGACGTTTTCTGAGGATATCAGAATTGAGTAATCCATTAGAGGCTGAAACAGTACACTCTCGAATGGATATACAATGGCGTGATGCAATCGGATATATTATAGAATCAAAAGGGCTTGGTGCAGGTGTTGGAACAGGTTCAAATGTGGTCACGAGGGCGAATATAAACGCATTTCACTATGGTGCTCATAATATGTTTTTAAAAATCATTTTAGAAACTGGGCTGATCGGCCTAATATCATTTCTATTACTTATTTGGAAAACTGGATATTATTTGATTAGGATTGACAGGCTATCATCTAATGATTTTGAAAGAAGGTTATCAAGAGCGCTACTCGGAGGTATTGCGGCGATCTTTGCTGCAGGCATTTTCAACATTCCTTTAGATTATCATCTTGGAATCTTTTTCTGGTTTTTAGTGGGCTACGCTTCAATGATTTATAGTGATTTAGTGCGAAGTAGCTCCTCCCGCCGTGAGAGATAACAGGTTCTTAGTACGTCGGTCCCGTACATCAAATAATCTCGACGAGTCCGATTTCTGGCACCGGGTTTTCAGACCTAACTAATTTAAATAACGTAAAAAAGATTAATATAATGAATAAATCCATCATCTGCATTTCCACCCACTTCTGGCATGACTTCTGGTTTCGCAAGCAGCATTTCATGTCGCGGTTTGCCAAGCAGGGATATAAAATTTTGTATGTCCAGCCGACCCATTCCATGGTGCGGCCATACCGCAAGCCGGAGCTGGCCGACAACCGGTTTTTTTTACCGACACTAACAAAGCTGGATGAAAACATCACCCTGTTTTCCCCCCCCAGGCTGTTTCCAAAACCCACCGAGCCGATCAGTTCCATTGCCAGTTATAAATACATCTCCCGGCTCATCGGCCGGACCGCGCGGCGGCTTGGCATGGATGACGGCCTCTTATGGGTCTACCGGCCCGAATACGCGCCCGGCCTGGGTCTGATCCCGCACCGGCGCCTGGTCTTCGATCTGGCCGACGACCTGGCCGCGTACAATGAATCGGCCACCCGCATGTCCGCGCACATTGGCGATTGCACGGCAAGGCTGGCATCGGCGGCTGACCTCATGGTCGTTACCTCCCCCACGTTGCAGGACTCGTACCAAGGCCGCACCCGCCAATGTGAGTTGGTCCCCAATGGGTTTGACGAAAACCTGTTTGACGGCAACCCCAAACCCATGCCTCCGGATATGGCCCAAATCCCCAGGCCCATTGCCGGGTTTGTCGGTACGCTTTTTTCCTTTCTCGATTACCCGTTGATTTATGAAGCAGCCAAAGCGTTGCCCGATGTTTCTTTTGTTTTTGTCGGGCCGGTTGAAAAAGGCGGAAAACAGGGGGTGGATCAGATCAGCAGCTTGAAAAATACCTATTTTCTCGGATCAAAAAAAAGGGAGATAGTGCCGGATTACGTGTCAAACTTCAATGTGTGCATCAACCCCTTCAAGGTGGACAATGTCTCCAAAGCGGTCAGCCCCTTGAAGGTTTATGAATACCTGGCCACGGGCAGGCCGGTGATATCCACGCCCATGGCGGGCCTGGAAAAAGAGGATGCCGGAAAATGGGTGCGGTTCGCCGAACCTGCCGGATTTGTCCAGGCCCTTTCCCGGCTGATAAAAAGCGATAAAATTAATGAAATCAACCAGGAACAAATCCAGGCAGCCAATACATTTTCCTGGGAGAGCCATTTCC
This Candidatus Desulfatibia profunda DNA region includes the following protein-coding sequences:
- a CDS encoding O-antigen ligase family protein; its protein translation is KYRLVITIENYWRENRCLIQIQDFPDLERLMFWQSVAGYQGFHKLFSMSGGSYNLFYPLAFFFIIFFNIRNDVKQNLTNRILLYIFFVLLFVLLSLGIERTPIAMIVIGIAGSRINFASNKKIMKGLLPLLTVIIGAIIILKLVSPILAQVGDRRFLRISELSNPLEAETVHSRMDIQWRDAIGYIIESKGLGAGVGTGSNVVTRANINAFHYGAHNMFLKIILETGLIGLISFLLLIWKTGYYLIRIDRLSSNDFERRLSRALLGGIAAIFAAGIFNIPLDYHLGIFFWFLVGYASMIYSDLVRSSSSRRER
- a CDS encoding glycosyltransferase; the encoded protein is MNKSIICISTHFWHDFWFRKQHFMSRFAKQGYKILYVQPTHSMVRPYRKPELADNRFFLPTLTKLDENITLFSPPRLFPKPTEPISSIASYKYISRLIGRTARRLGMDDGLLWVYRPEYAPGLGLIPHRRLVFDLADDLAAYNESATRMSAHIGDCTARLASAADLMVVTSPTLQDSYQGRTRQCELVPNGFDENLFDGNPKPMPPDMAQIPRPIAGFVGTLFSFLDYPLIYEAAKALPDVSFVFVGPVEKGGKQGVDQISSLKNTYFLGSKKREIVPDYVSNFNVCINPFKVDNVSKAVSPLKVYEYLATGRPVISTPMAGLEKEDAGKWVRFAEPAGFVQALSRLIKSDKINEINQEQIQAANTFSWESHFRRLSERIEELQ